One part of the Lycium ferocissimum isolate CSIRO_LF1 chromosome 8, AGI_CSIRO_Lferr_CH_V1, whole genome shotgun sequence genome encodes these proteins:
- the LOC132066922 gene encoding zinc finger CCCH domain-containing protein 66-like — MAYGNDRYFSYYSSSSPFRNQLGVQEASHGNLNEFINQALYESDDFHMYAFKIQKCTNVYGHDWTSCPFTHEGEKACRRDPRIYNYLPIPCPGYKFSSCIKGDNCELCHGVFEEWLHPVKYKTQLCYAGTSCDRRVCFFAHTLEELRPEMKYNWCQVYRYPSDIQPYPDIYIQNGPNGNWTVIPSNPQLPPPLTPPSQDQYYGITAPKHGNSSTPHQIPQNNTSTFEFVPPSSQSPPRIDQRTQSESDFSLFSVSPEKLAKELKNLDIGSTSHAKVNNLHDEN; from the coding sequence ATGGCTTACGGAAATGATCGTTATTTCAGCTACTATTCATCATCTTCCCCATTTCGAAATCAACTTGGGGTGCAAGAGGCAAGTCACGGCAATTTGAACGAATTCATCAATCAAGCTCTATACGAGTCGGATGATTTTCACATGTATgctttcaaaatacaaaaatgCACAAACGTTTACGGTCATGACTGGACCTCTTGCCCTTTTACACATGAAGGGGAAAAAGCATGTCGACGTGACCCAAGAATATACAACTATTTGCCAATCCCTTGCCCCGGTTACAAATTCTCGTCTTGCATTAAAGGAGATAATTGCGAATTGTGCCACGGAGTTTTTGAGGAGTGGCTACATCCCGTGAAGTACAAGACCCAACTGTGCTATGCTGGCACGTCATGTGACAGACGAGTATGTTTCTTCGCTCATACACTAGAAGAGCTTCGTCCTGAGATGAAGTACAACTGGTGCCAAGTGTACCGATACCCTTCAGACATCCAACCATATCCGGACATTTACATTCAAAACGGACCAAATGGTAATTGGACGGTTATTCCCAGTAATCCCCAGCTGCCGCCGCCTCTGACACCACCATCACAAGATCAGTACTATGGTATTACTGCTCCTAAACATGGAAATTCGTCGACTCCTCATCAAATTCCTCAAAACAACACATCAACTTTTGAGTTTGTTCCTCCTTCTTCTCAATCTCCACCAAGAATTGATCAGAGGACTCAGAGTGAGAGTGATTTTTCGCTTTTTTCGGTTAGCCCTGAAAAATTAGCTAAGGAGCTGAAAAACCTTGACATTGGGAGTACTTCTCATGCTAAGGTGAATAACTTGCATGATGAAAATTAA